A stretch of Geomonas oryzisoli DNA encodes these proteins:
- a CDS encoding MoaD/ThiS family protein produces MQIKVKLYASLRRQKFDEADWEITPDQKIASIVEQLGLARQDVGTVLVNGLHAGWDETVAEGDVVSFLPRMGGG; encoded by the coding sequence ATGCAGATCAAGGTAAAACTCTACGCGTCCCTGCGCAGGCAGAAGTTCGACGAGGCGGACTGGGAGATCACCCCGGACCAAAAGATCGCGTCGATCGTGGAGCAGCTGGGGCTCGCCAGGCAGGACGTGGGCACGGTCCTCGTCAACGGCCTGCACGCGGGATGGGACGAGACCGTAGCGGAGGGGGACGTCGTTTCCTTCCTGCCGCGCATGGGCGGAGGATAG
- a CDS encoding ABC transporter ATP-binding protein yields the protein MNLLDVNGISVNYGDIQALWNISFSVAKGQLVALIGANGAGKTTTLKSLCGLIPTASGTIHYDGKLVTGMPVHKVVDLGITLVPEGRQLFPKMTVEENLLVGAYLKRAHGKRAQTLKRIYEIFPRLEERRTQTAETLSGGEQQMVAIGRALMQDPQVIMFDEPSLGLAPIMVQEVFKVIQELHKQGLTIFLVEQNVHQTLKVADYCYVMENGRIVGQGTGKDLEADESIREAYLGF from the coding sequence CTTTCTCGGTCGCCAAGGGGCAGTTGGTCGCCCTCATCGGCGCCAACGGCGCCGGCAAGACCACGACCCTCAAATCGCTGTGCGGCCTGATCCCGACCGCCAGCGGCACCATCCACTATGACGGCAAGCTGGTCACCGGCATGCCGGTGCACAAGGTGGTCGACCTCGGCATCACCCTGGTCCCGGAGGGACGCCAGCTCTTCCCGAAAATGACCGTGGAAGAGAACCTGCTGGTGGGCGCCTACCTGAAGAGGGCGCACGGCAAAAGGGCCCAGACCCTGAAGCGGATCTACGAGATCTTCCCGCGCCTTGAAGAGCGCCGCACCCAGACCGCCGAGACCCTTTCCGGCGGCGAGCAGCAGATGGTTGCCATCGGCCGCGCGCTGATGCAGGATCCCCAGGTCATCATGTTCGACGAGCCGAGCCTCGGTCTCGCGCCGATCATGGTGCAGGAGGTCTTCAAGGTAATCCAGGAGCTGCACAAGCAGGGTCTCACCATCTTCCTGGTCGAGCAGAACGTGCACCAGACCTTGAAGGTCGCCGACTACTGTTACGTCATGGAAAACGGGCGCATCGTGGGCCAGGGGACCGGCAAGGACCTTGAAGCCGACGAGTCCATCCGCGAAGCCTACCTCGGCTTCTAA